One stretch of Pyxidicoccus trucidator DNA includes these proteins:
- a CDS encoding fatty acid desaturase, translating into MAFLDRILDPPSYGYERDGQLYVPTHRELTREFFSRLNIVRSRKNWVPFFSWLTSLSFGIPLALFFAHHFSWWLLALGFVYSMVALGTHGTIWLHRYSTHGAYQFKNAFFRELCRNLVIKIVVDEAYVISHHVHHSLVEQPGDPYNAKAGFLYCFLADATHQGIRKDLSPKDYTQLCKLMKHTGVHLNSYEQYQRWGSLCHPGYTVAHFALNWAFWYGAFFLIGGHALALALFGMSGVWAIGVRTFNFDGHGGGKDRRREGIDFNTRDQSINQLWPGYVAGEWHNNHHLYPSGARSGFLPYQLDLAWLFIRSWAALGAISSYRDYKEDFMTRYYLPWKAGKARDLPEPEPLPESSGVS; encoded by the coding sequence ATGGCTTTCTTGGATCGCATCCTGGACCCACCCAGCTACGGCTACGAGAGAGACGGTCAGCTCTACGTTCCGACCCATCGGGAACTCACCCGCGAGTTCTTCTCCCGGCTGAACATCGTCCGCTCCCGTAAGAACTGGGTGCCGTTCTTCAGCTGGTTGACGAGCCTGAGCTTCGGAATCCCACTCGCCCTCTTCTTCGCCCACCACTTCAGCTGGTGGCTGCTGGCCCTGGGCTTCGTCTACAGCATGGTGGCCCTGGGCACCCACGGCACCATCTGGCTGCACCGCTACTCCACCCACGGTGCCTACCAGTTCAAGAACGCGTTCTTCCGCGAGCTGTGCCGCAACCTGGTCATCAAGATTGTCGTGGATGAGGCGTATGTCATCTCCCACCACGTCCACCACAGCCTGGTGGAGCAGCCGGGTGACCCGTACAACGCGAAGGCGGGGTTTCTCTACTGCTTCCTGGCGGATGCGACCCACCAGGGCATCCGCAAGGACCTGAGCCCCAAGGATTACACCCAGCTCTGCAAGCTGATGAAGCACACGGGCGTGCACCTCAACAGCTATGAGCAGTACCAGCGGTGGGGCTCGCTCTGTCACCCGGGCTACACGGTGGCGCACTTCGCCCTCAACTGGGCGTTCTGGTACGGCGCGTTCTTCCTCATCGGCGGGCACGCGCTGGCCCTGGCCCTCTTCGGCATGTCCGGGGTGTGGGCCATCGGAGTCCGGACGTTCAACTTCGACGGGCATGGGGGCGGCAAGGACCGTCGGCGCGAGGGTATCGACTTCAACACCCGCGACCAGTCCATCAACCAGCTCTGGCCGGGGTACGTCGCCGGTGAGTGGCACAACAACCACCACCTCTATCCGAGCGGGGCCCGGAGCGGCTTCCTGCCGTATCAGCTCGACCTGGCGTGGCTCTTCATACGCAGCTGGGCAGCGCTGGGGGCCATCAGCTCCTATCGCGACTACAAGGAGGACTTCATGACGCGCTACTACCTGCCCTGGAAGGCGGGCAAGGCGCGCGACCTCCCGGAGCCCGAGCCACTCCCCG